The genomic segment TTTCATATTGCAACagcataaaatataaaacttgatTGCCTTTAAACTTACATATGTGACCAAGTCACGTGCGTTGTCTGTCTCGTTAAAACTATTATTCTTCCTACCACTTATAATCTCAAGAATTAACACACCGAAGCTATAGACATCAGATTTCATGGAGAACTGGCCATGCTTCACATATTCGGGAGACATATAACcgctaaaatccaaaaaaaaagagtttgaaataTTGGCAAATGTTCAACAAACTTTTACTTACGAGAAGTTAATCGGAAGACTTACAGGGTACCAGCTAGTCTCCTTGTTTTCTCGTGGGTTTGGTCCATTCCAAAGATCCGTGCCATTCCAAAATCAGCAATTTTTGGATTCATATCACCATCTAGGAGAATATTACTCGCTTTGAGGTCACGGTGTATTACCGTGAGccgtgaatcttgatgaagataaagAATTCCTCTTGCAATCCCACTAATGATCTTGTATCGTAGAGTCCAGTCTAGTTGACCTTTCTTTGTAGGGTCTGTGAAAATCCATAAATTACAGTTAGCTCTAACTATTTGCAGCCTCAATTTTCAAGAATGACAGAATGAATCATTAAAACAAAGTATGAACTGTACTGACCAAAGATGATGTAATCAAGGCTTTTGTTGGGCACATACTCGTAGACCAAGATTCTTTCTCCACCTTGTAGACAAAATCCTTGAAGCTTTACCAAGTTTCGGTGCTGAAGCTTTGCCACAACAACAacctcgttcttgaactctgtttcaccttgtcttgaagttttcGACAGTCTCTTTACCGCAACTTCAGTCCCATTCGAAAGTGTACCCTGCCCATTTTTATCAGCATCATCTCGTTATCCAAATGtgctggcaaaaaaaaaaaaaaaaaattgtaaaaagcTCAGGCGCGTTTGGGGAGTAGAAGCATACCTTGTAAACCTCACCAAATCCACCTTGGCCAATCTTATTTCTCTCTGAAAATCCATTTGTTGCAGTTTGGATTGTTCTATAATCGAGCTGCAGTGAGTCTGCTGTTGTTATATCAATTCCTTGTGCACAAAAAAAGTCTTaagaatcagaaaaaaagaaaggctATTGAATGATATAAATTAAACTCAAGCAGGATTGTTAAGTCACTTGAATCTTTACCATCAAATGCAGGTGACGTGCCATTAATATTCTTTACCCTCTTtctaaggaaacaaaaaaaaagctataaaaagCAGAACAACCACTGTAATAGGCACAACAATAGCTACCACTAACACAGTTGAATTTCCACCTTCCCCTGCATTTCAAAGATGCATTTGCTTTAGGtcaaaaaatgaataaaaatcaATCACTGAAAACTTCCTTCAATGGTAATCACTAATTTGCATAAATGAGgacaagaaaaaacagagtaagaagaAATAGTTCACCAGTTCGCATAGGAGATGGCAGGGGAGGATTCGACGCCGGTGGCAGAAGTGGTGGTGATATTCTAATGGCGGTTTCGTTGTAGAACATGTTAAGCTCATACCTTGAACTACAGCTCGGAAAATGATATCTTCCCCCAATTCTTGAAAGAGGCATTCTATTAATGGATTCTTGCAAGCAACGCAAACATTCTCTTCTCGTCAGATCAGGAGTGCACTGAACCAGGCTGTGCAACGTCTGAAGTGAAGTCCAATTGGCTTTTCTCGTATAGAACTTTTTAGAACTGTTGGCTGCTTCTGCGGCAGCTTCGTGTAGGGTATAGGAAACCAAACGTTTGAACCGTTCTACTATATTAGATGAAATATTATTGGAGTTCATATAGAGCACTCCTTGATTGAGTGTAAGGGTCGATAGAATATTCCGGGGAGAGTATCTCAGAATACACTCCTCGTAATAGAACACGACTTCTTTCTCATTCGGACACCGAAATAAGGTTTGGTTAGCGGTGAAGGCGACACAGCTACGGCAAACTTCCGGCGACACATCTCCCCGGCAGAGGAAAAGTCCTGTTACCCTGTCGGGGTCTTGTCCCACCGTGGCATTTTGGAATCCGGTTGAGTATGAAGCGTTGGGAGAAGACAGAGAAGACAAAAGGGTTCTGAGATTGGTGAAGTAAGTGCTGTTTCTTGTGAACGTTGTCGTGTTTGAACAGACACGGGCTGTGTAATAAGGAATTTTAGCAAAAGCTCTGAAGCTACTGAGGTGGAAGACAAGGAAAAGGAAGATGAAAGACATCCAAGAagacatatttttatgtaaGATGATGAAGCTCCTATTTTGTGAAATGAATTTTACTTTCATCAACCTTAAATAGAGGATCGCCGTGAGAAGTAAGTCAATTACGGTCAAAGTAAACACCCATTATTATGTCTGTCTAAGTATTGTTTTCCCACTATAGttgaaaaaaatactaatagaataaaaaatattatagctAACATAtgctacattaaaaaaaaaaactgtatcaAACAAAAAGTTATTACATCTTTTAATTTTACGATATTATCATATGAATGAATCGTGCGGCACTCTGAAGAAGACGTTGTAGAGAGATCATaggcaaacaaaaaatatttaaaaagtaaaagaatttctttttgtaatggGACTTGATGGAAGACGAAGTAAACACACCGAAAATTCGTCGCCTGATTAGAAAAAGCATagaaaagacaaaacacaaagactcATTAACTGCTTACAGTTCTTGTCtattaggttttttttctaCTGGGAGAAAGTTTCTTCAATGAAAACAGTGTCTACCGGGCACCATGGACCTTTGACCGGCTTAATGGTTACAATGGACCTTTGACCGGCTAATGGgattgttgttggtttaattattaaacCGAGTCTTACTAATTTAATTGGGAAAATACCAGTCAAGAGAAACGCATAGAACCGAGTCCAATTTAAATACAATTAATCCATAATTCTAAAATGGTTAAGCACACCAAAGTCAATCTAAACACATTAAACCGATGTCAATTTAACCATAACTGAGGCAGCCCGAGATTATGTTGCTGAAACGGATTCCCACTTTTGCTAGTGCTAACCGATAAATCAACCCGAACTCCTATGGTGAAGCATGTATTTCTCAGattaacatagttttttttttttttttgataactcagatTAACATAGTTTAAGgttaagcatatatatatattacataattcACGATTTGAGTGTTTAATTAACATTTACTTTTTAagcctttttcaaaaaaaaaaattaacatttactttttctttttcttttttttttctttggtaaactgattgtattttttttacttatatgtatttatatgtagatatatatatatataattaagaatgagtatataattaagaatgagtatataaaataaaaaatagaaaataaatgtgtgttgtttgatgatgatttggttGCGTGAAATGCAAGATATCAtatgataattaaaagtttgaCTATGAGAAAATAGTGTGCCAAAGAGTACGTAGATTCGGATGAGCCGTAGAGAGTTCTTCACGAAGGAAGCCTTCCATGATGTCAGTCATCAAGATATGTCTGGTTGAGCATGGTATTGTACGTACTGATTATAGTTGTGTGATGACCTAGGGAATTGGAAGCGGAATGCTTGATAGATCAAGATAACTGACGAACCCGGTTGAGTTAATATAAATTGAGTGATTGACATGATAGATCTAGTAAATGTATGGTTAAATGCTAAAGGCACGAGGTATCCAATAAATCAATAGTGATTGAAGAAGTGCTTAGGCACAAGATATCATGTATGCATGAGGGCTGGTGTGTGACGGCACATGCTATCTGGTATGCGTATGGCGATGATGTATGAGACGTAGTCCCATTTGTTTGATGTGTATATGCCTGTGTGTTGTAATATTTAGGACACAATGATtgcatatttgttttaatttcattctattgattttgtaatattattgatttttaaaaaaaaaaaaaaaaaaagctaatggAATTGTGATacaatttttaacaatttttaggGCAATTCCTATTTGGTACTTCCCTATAAATAGTATATGATGGATTCTTAAAATGTAAGTGGTAGTGATATTTATCCAATTTTACAAAGATGGGTCGAACCCTGAATGCACAAGATTTTGTCAAGGGCAATTTGCCACTTGACTACCAAgtgattataataattatagctaaaaacaaacaaaacttaaaccAAATTACAAATGGTTttaacaaaccaaatcaaaaccaaacaataaacAGGGTTGAGAACCTCTGGAagtatgtaatatatatatgcttacaaGTAATACAATGACACCATATTCATCGAGGATATAAATCACTGATTGATGTATCGTCATCGGACCCTGGAACAGACCTGGTCGATGTAGTTTGATCTGAATCAAGTGGGTCCTTTCTAGGTCTACTTTGAATGAAAAATCCTGGTTGTCGAGGCACTGATAAAGTCATAGTATTACTCGTGAGCATCACAAAAATGGTTGACAAGGTAGGACGCTCAATAGGATCTTCTTGAACACATAAAAGACCTATATGGATGCATCGAACCACTTCACTCGTCTGGCATTTATCTAGAATAATTGGATCCACAAGGTCAAACGCTGTTCCATTACTCCAAAGCCTCCAAGTCTAGAATATCAATCAGTGAGTTCTAGGTAATATTCCTTAACTATTGCAGGAGAAGTAAATAGTGATTCCctttaaaactaaaacttacATGTGTGACCAAGTCTTGTGCGCCGTTTGTCTTGACGAAGCTGCTATTCTTCCTACCGCTTATAATCTCAAGAACTAACACTCCGAAGCTATAGACATCAGATTTCATTGACAGCTGGCCACACATCGCATATTCAGGAGACATGTAACCACTGAAATCCACTACAAAACTTTAGTATGTTGGCAAAATAGTGTTCGAGAAACGTCTATTGATGCAGAGTTAAGCATAAGACTCACTAGGTCCCAACTATTTTGCTTGTGTTCTCATGGCTTTGGTCCAATCCAAAGATCTTAGCCATTCCAAAATCAGCAATTTTCGGATTCATATCTGCATCCAAGAGAATGTTACTCGCTTTAAGATCACGGTGTATGACCGTGAGccgtgaatcttgatgaagatatagAATCCCCCGAGCAGTCCCTCCTATGATATTGTATCGTTGAGTCCAGTCCAGCTGACGTTTTTTCGTTGGGTCTGTGCAAATCCATAACTTACAATTAGCTCTAACTATTTGTAATATCAATTTTCAAGAAAGACCAAcgaatcatttaaaaaaattatgaaatgtaCTGACCAAAGATGATGTAATCAAGGCTTTGGTTGGGCACATACTCGTAGACCAAtattctttcttcattttgtaGACAAAATCCTTGAAGCCTTACCAGGTTTCGGTGCTGAAGTTTTGCCACGACAACGacctcgttcttgaactctgCTTCACCTTGTCCTGAAGTTTTCGACAGTCTCTTCACCGCAACTTCAGTCCCATTTGAAAATGTACCCTGCAAGTTTTTACCAGCATCATCTTGTTATATCCAAATGTGCTAGCAAGAAATTTCAATAAAAGTGCACAACCTCAGGCGCAgtttaggaaaaaaaagtataccTTATAAACCTCACCAAATCCACCTCGGCCAATCTTATTTCTCTCTGAAAATCCATTTGTTGCAATTTGGATCGTTCTATAATCGAGCTGCAGTGAGTCCGCGGTTGTTATATCGTCTCCTGTTGCACAAAAAAAGTATAACTTATCAGAAAAAAGAGTCTGATCGATGACATCAGTCAATCCTTATAAAGATTGTAAAATCATTTGAATCTTTACCATCAAATACAGATGCTGTTTCATAACTCTTCTTTGCCCTTTTTGCAAGGAAACAGTAACCCGCTATAAAAAGCAGAACAACCACAACAATAGACACAACGGTGGCTACCGTTAAGACAGTTGCGTTCCCACCTTTCCCTACGTctgaaaaatcaatcatatgaaAATAGAACCTTCCCCTTTTGGTAtttacaagaaagaaagaaaaaaaaaagaataagaagacaTAGTTCACCAGTTCGCAGAGGAGATGACACGGGAGGAGTAGAAGCAGGTGGCAGCGGTGGTGGTTGTAGTATTTCAATGGCAGTTTTGTTGTAGAACGCATAAAGCTCGTACCTTGAATTACAGCTCGGGAAAACAAGTCGTCCCCCTATTGGTTATATTGGTTATGTAAATAATTTGGTTTAGTTGACTCGGTTTAGCTACTTTACTTTACTTGTATATATCACATGGATTGTACAGTTTACAGAATTAATTGAATGAGAAAATCTTTTCAACAAACTTTTTCGTCCTCATCCTCTCTCGTttccaacatggtatcagagccatcaAAGCTCATATCCTATCTAGTTTGTTGAATCTTTTCCTTCGTTGAgcttatttttctttgattttgcgCTTTCCTCGTGTTCCGATGGTGACCGTTGCTCGAGCAAATCGAAAAATGGCTAAAACGAAGTCTCAATCAAGTTCCGCTGTTCGAAGATCTCAGAGATTGAACTCCGATGTTGACGATCCTACTCCGATCTCTCTTCCAGTAGCCGATTCTCAGGTTTCCGGGTTTTCGCGAGCTATCACATCACCAATCTTTGCTGATCCATCTCACTCTCCGTTCTTCCTCCACAGCGCCGATCATCCAGGTTTGAGCATCATTTCTCTTCGTTTAGACGAAACAAACTATGATGACTGGAGTTATGCGATGCATATCTCTCTTGACGCTAAGAACAAAATCAAGTTTATCGATGGTAGCTTACCTAGGCCTTTAACCATGGATCCTAACTTTGATCTATGGTCACGATGTAATAGCATGGTCAAATCGTGGTTGTTGAATGCTGTTTCACCTCAGATTTATCGTAGTATCTTGCGGATCAATGATGCTACTGATATATGGCGAGATCTCTATGGTCGATATTATTTGACTAACCTTCCTCGCACGTATAATCTAACTCAAGCGATTCAGGATCTTCGTCAAGGTTCCATGTCTTTGTCTGAGTATTACAGTCGCCTGAAAACTCTTTGGGATCAGTTGGATGGTTCAGAGGAGCCAGATGATCCTTGTGTTTGTGGGAAAGGTGCTCGTCTGCAGTTGAAAGCAAAGAGAACTAAAACTGTGAAGTTCTTGGCAGGTCTGAATGATTCCTACGCTATTGTTCGTAGACAGATCATTGCTAAGAAGGCGTTACCTTCTTTGGTTGAGGTATACAAGATTTTGGATCAGGATGACAGTCAGAAATGATTCTCGCCGGTAGTTCCTCCTTCGGCCTTCCAAGTCTCTCAGACTGTTTCTCATTCTGCTTTCCAGACTTCTCAAACTGATGCTCCAACCGCTCCTGCAGTAATGTATGTGCAAAATGGTCCTAACAAAAGTAGACCAATATGCTCTTTCTGCAACAGAGTTGGTCATATTGCTGAAATGTGCTACAAGAAGCATGGATTTCCACCAGGTTTCACTCCGAAAAGCAAGCCTGGTGAGAAAGCTCAGAAACAACCTGTTCTCGCGGCACTGGTTTCTTTATCTACACCAGAAAAATCCTCAAACAATGTTGAAGGTCTAATTGGAAAGCTCTCTCCAGATCAGTTGCAGAGTCTCATAGCTCTTTTCAGCTCTCAGTTgccatcttcttcatcagttCCAGCTAAAGTCGAAGCAAGTACACCTCAGACCCCATTTGATCATCCGGGTATCTCTCCCAACACTTATGCTTTTATTGGTATACTTGCTGCTTCAAAACACACACTGTCTACTGATACATGGGTGATTGACTCTGGTGCAACTCACCATGTGTCCCATGACAGAAATAGTTTTGTTACTCTGGACACTTCTGTGGATAGTTATGTGAATCTGCCTACTGGTCCTCGAGTGAAAATCAGTGGAGTGGGGATGGTTCGTTTGAATAAGGACATATTGCTTTAGGATGTTCTGTTTATCCCTGAGTTTCGTTTGAGCCTTATCAGTATCAGTTCTTTGACTGATGACATTGGCTCCAAAGTGACCTTTGATACTTCTTGTTGCGAAATACAGGATCCTATCAAGGGGGTGACGATTGGTAAAGGCAGACGGATTGGAAAGCTCTATGTTCTAGATACTTCTCCATCTATTTCGATCAATGCAGTGGTGNNNNNNNNNNNNNNNNNNNNNNNNNNNNNNNNNNNNNNNNNNNNNNNNNNNNNNNNNNNNNNNNNNNNNNNNNNNNNNNNNNNNNNNNNNNNNNNNNNNNNNNNNNNNNNNNNNNNNNNNNNNNNNNNNNNNNNNNNNNNNNNNNNNNNNNNNNNNNNNNNNNNNNNNNNNNNNNNNNNNNNNNNNNNNNNNNNNNNNNNNNNNNNNNNNNNNNNNNNNNNNNNNNNNNNNNNNNNNNNNNNNNNNNNNNNNNNNNNNNNNNNNNNNNNNNNNNNNNNNNNNNNNNNNNNNNNNNNNNNNNNNNNNNNNNNNNNNNNNNNNNNNNNNNNNNNNNNNNNNNNNNNNNNNNNNNNNNNNNNNNNNNNNNNNNNNNNNNNNNNNNNNNNNNNNNNNNNNNNNNNNNNNNNNNNNNNNNNNNNNNNNNNNNNNNNNNNNNNNNNNNNNNNNNNNNNNNNNNNNNNNNNNNNNNNNNNNNNNNNNNNNNNNNNNNNNNNNNNNNNNNNNNNNNNNNNNNNNNNNNNNNNNNNNNNNNNNNNNNNNNNNNNNNNNNNNNNNNNNNNNNNNNNNNNNNNNNNNNNNNNNNNNNNNNNNNNNNNNNNNNNNNNNNNNNNNNNNNNNNNNNNNNNNNNNNNNNNNNNNNNNNNNNNNNNNNNNNNNNNNNNNNNNNNNNNNNNNNNNNNNNNNNNNNNNNNNNNNNNNNNNNNNNNNNNNNNNNNNNNNNNNNNNNNNNNNNNNNNNNNNNNNNNNNNNNNNNNNNNNNNNNNNNNNNNNNNNNNNNNNNNNNNNNNNNNNNNNNNNNNNNNNNNNNNNNNNNNNNNNNNNNNNNNNNNNNNNNNNNNNNNNNNNNNNNNNNNNNNNNNNNNNNNNNNNNNNNNNNNNNNNNNNNNNNNNNNNNNNNNNNNNNNNNNNNNNNNNNNNNNNNNNNNNNNNNNNNNNNNNNNNNNNNNNNNNNNNNNNNNNNNNNNNNNNNNNNNNNNNNNNNNNNNNNNNNNNNNNNNNNNNNNNNNNNNNNNNNNNNNNNNNNNNNNNNNNNNNNNNNNNNNNNNNNNNNNNNNNNNNNNNNNNNNNNNNNNNNNNNNNNNNNNNNNNNNNNNNNNNNNNNNNNNNNNNNNNNNNNNNNNNNNNNNNNNNNNNNNNNNNNNNNNNNNNNNNNNNNNNNNNNNNNNNNNNNNNNNNNNNNNNNNNNNNNNNNNNNNNNNNNNNNNNNNNNNNNNNNNNNNNNNNNNNNNNNNNNNNNNNNNNNNNNNNNNNNNNNNNNNNNNNNNNNNNNNNNNNNNNNNNNNNNNNNNNNNNNNNNNNNNNNNNNNNNNNNNNNNNNNNNNNNNNNNNNNNNNNNNNNNNNNNNNNNNNNNNNNNNNNNNNNNNNNNNNNNNNNNNNNNNNNNNNNNNNNNNNNNNNNNNNNNNNNNNNNNNNNNNNNNNNNCTCGGagaataatatttgtaatgcgACTTTTGAGTTGTTACATATAGATATTTGGGGACCTTTTTCAGTGGAGACAGTTGAAGGATATAAGTATTTCTTGACCATAGTTGATGATCACTCAAGAGCTACTTGGATTTACTTAATCAAGAACAAAAGTGATGTTCTCTCAGTATTTCCAGCTTTCATCAAAAGGGTTGAAACTCAATACAACACCAAAGTCAAATCGGTTCGCTCAGATAATGCTAAAGAACTGCAGTTTAATGAATTCTATCAGTCTCAAGGCATCATATCTTATCACTCGTGTCCTGAGACACCTGAGAAAAATTCGGTTGTCGAACATAAGCACCAACACATCCTCAATGTTGTGCGTGCTCTACGTTTTCAGTCTCAAGTTCCTCTCTCCTATTGGGGTGACTGTATCCTCACAGCTGTCTTTCTGATCAACCGGACTCCTTCTCCGTTGCTCTCAAATAAGACACCGTATGAACTTCTCACCAACAAACCACCGGACTACACTCGCATTCGAACTTTTGGTTGTCTCTGTTATGCATCTACCTCTCCCAAGCAACGACATAAGTTTCAAC from the Camelina sativa cultivar DH55 chromosome 12, Cs, whole genome shotgun sequence genome contains:
- the LOC104733359 gene encoding cysteine-rich receptor-like protein kinase 15 isoform X1, whose translation is MSSSVSFIFLFLFFFLSSFKASAQNPIYTLHVCPNTTTFTRNSTYFTNLKTLLSSLSSPNASYSTGFQNATAGQVPDRVFGLFLCRGDVSPEVCRNCVAFSVNETLTRSPKEREGVLYYDECMLRYSHQNILSKLTLDEKFQALKMNGNEVSPSVIDRLNYLVSSTLNQVAVDAANSPRKFYTRWVDWNSLETLYTLFQCTPDLTRQDCLRCLQESIKGMSLSKIGGGRLVFPSCNSRYELYAFYNKTAIEILQPPPLPPASTPPVSSPLRTGKGGNATVLTVATVVSIVVVVLLFIAGYCFLAKRAKKSYETASVFDGDDITTADSLQLDYRTIQIATNGFSERNKIGRGGFGEVYKGTFSNGTEVAVKRLSKTSGQGEAEFKNEVVVVAKLQHRNLVRLQGFCLQNEERILVYEYVPNQSLDYIIFDPTKKRQLDWTQRYNIIGGTARGILYLHQDSRLTVIHRDLKASNILLDADMNPKIADFGMAKIFGLDQSHENTSKIVGTYFVVDFSGYMSPEYAMCGQLSMKSDVYSFGVLVLEIISGRKNSSFVKTNGAQDLVTHTWRLWSNGTAFDLVDPIILDKCQTSEVVRCIHIGLLCVQEDPIERPTLSTIFVMLTSNTMTLSVPRQPGFFIQSRPRKDPLDSDQTTSTRSVPGSDDDTSISDLYPR
- the LOC104733359 gene encoding cysteine-rich receptor-like protein kinase 15 isoform X2: MSSSVSFIFLFLFFFLSSFKASAQNPIYTLHVCPNTTTFTRNSTYFTNLKTLLSSLSSPNASYSTGFQNATAGQVPDRVFGLFLCRGDVSPEVCRNCVAFSVNETLTRSPKEREGVLYYDECMLRYSHQNILSKLTLDEKFQALKMNGNEVSPSVIDRLNYLVSSTLNQVAVDAANSPRKFYTRWVDWNSLETLYTLFQCTPDLTRQDCLRCLQESIKGMSLSKIGGGRLVFPSCNSRYELYAFYNKTAIEILQPPPLPPASTPPVSSPLRTGKGGNATVLTVATVVSIVVVVLLFIAGYCFLAKRAKKSYETASVFDGDDITTADSLQLDYRTIQIATNGFSERNKIGRGGFGEVYKGTFSNGTEVAVKRLSKTSGQGEAEFKNEVVVVAKLQHRNLVRLQGFCLQNEERILVYEYVPNQSLDYIIFDPTKKRQLDWTQRYNIIGGTARGILYLHQDSRLTVIHRDLKASNILLDADMNPKIADFGMAKIFGLDQSHENTSKIVGTYGYMSPEYAMCGQLSMKSDVYSFGVLVLEIISGRKNSSFVKTNGAQDLVTHTWRLWSNGTAFDLVDPIILDKCQTSEVVRCIHIGLLCVQEDPIERPTLSTIFVMLTSNTMTLSVPRQPGFFIQSRPRKDPLDSDQTTSTRSVPGSDDDTSISDLYPR